A genomic stretch from Lepisosteus oculatus isolate fLepOcu1 chromosome 7, fLepOcu1.hap2, whole genome shotgun sequence includes:
- the fam3c gene encoding protein FAM3C has product MRAGGFVKLALLALIFILAIYVASQLLELNVESKLGNIFGRSPVFEVHPTKPPRYKCGLSKPCPEGHFAFKMASGAASVVGPKMCLEDNILMSGVKNNVGRGINIALVNGKTGELMSAESFDMWAGDVSPLTAFLKTIQDGTVVMMATFDDGATKLNDEARKLISDLGSTSISTLGFRDNWVFVGGKGIKTKSPFEQLIKNNAESNKYEGWPEVLEMEGCIPHKQD; this is encoded by the exons ATGAGAGCTGGAG gctTTGTAAAACTGGCTCTGCtagctttaatatttatattggcTATCTACGTTGCATCACAGCTTCTGGAATTAAATGTAGAATCCAAATTGGGAAATATTTTTG GCAGGTCACCTGTCTTTGAAGTACACC CTACTAAACCACCAAGATACAAGTGTGGACTGTCAAAGCCCTGTCCTGAAGGTcactttgcatttaaaatggcaAGTGGAGCAGCAAGTGTCGTTGGCCCAAAGATGTGTTTGGAAGACAACAT attgaTGAGTGGAGTCAAGAACAATGTTGGAAGAGGAATAAATATAGCCTTAGTAAATG GTAAAACCGGAGAATTAATGTCAGCAGAGTCTTTTGATATGTGGGCTGGAG aTGTAAGTCCTTTAACTGCATTTCTTAAAACTATCCAGGACGGGACAGTTGTGATGATGGCAACTTTTGACGATGGTGCAACAAA ACTCAATGATGAAGCAAGAAAACTAATAAGCGATTTGGGAAGTACAAGTATTAGCACTCTTGGATTTCGAGACAACTGGGTCTTTGTTGGAGGAAAAGGAATTAAAACAAAGAGCCCCTTTGAGCAG CTTATTAAGAACAATGCGGAATCCAATAAATATGAAGGCTGGCCAGAAGTCTTGGAAATGGAAGGCTGTATCCCCCATAAACAGGACTGA